In Ruminococcus sp. OA3, one DNA window encodes the following:
- a CDS encoding DUF4393 domain-containing protein, with product MPIERQIEPTIQVTAQALENSKFCVSEKELRELFVNLISSSMDSAYNPSVHPCFAEIIKQMSPLDAKILKEFPLKDVVAIVDYIKEDTRSRSFSVALENVFISSFKDYDIFQTSASISSLIRLGIIDATKTDKIPDKDFYDPFTQTDFFKEFSQETKRHSPFEIAKTRNYCAKLTPLGQNFFRACVAPKY from the coding sequence ATTCCTATTGAGAGACAGATTGAGCCAACTATCCAAGTCACTGCTCAAGCGCTTGAAAATTCAAAATTTTGCGTATCCGAAAAAGAGCTTCGTGAACTTTTCGTGAACCTTATTTCAAGTTCGATGGATTCTGCCTATAATCCATCTGTACACCCATGTTTCGCGGAAATTATTAAGCAAATGAGTCCTCTCGATGCCAAAATACTTAAAGAATTTCCTTTAAAAGACGTTGTTGCCATCGTAGATTACATTAAAGAAGACACTAGGAGCCGCTCATTTTCCGTAGCCTTGGAAAACGTTTTTATTTCTTCATTTAAAGATTATGATATATTTCAAACTAGTGCATCAATATCATCATTAATCAGGTTGGGTATAATTGATGCTACTAAAACCGATAAAATACCTGACAAAGATTTTTATGATCCATTTACACAAACAGATTTCTTTAAAGAGTTTTCACAGGAAACAAAACGTCATTCCCCGTTTGAAATAGCAAAAACCAGAAATTATTGTGCTAAGCTTACCCCTC